A genome region from Maylandia zebra isolate NMK-2024a linkage group LG6, Mzebra_GT3a, whole genome shotgun sequence includes the following:
- the pdcd4a gene encoding programmed cell death protein 4a isoform X1 — protein sequence MATDMDTAPQADGRFAPGGTVAEANHPYSDDDDSLNEAEVNGNWTPQEKALHEARLKAKAKRRLRKSSSRNSTSESFSESGEVAGGDPHSPKGKVNTNDRKSRTGKGRGLPKKGGAGGKGVWGAAGMVYEDEEPDIHDPNYDESYQGDTVYETVVPEIDEKELEKMVNPIVQEYFEHGDTKEVQMLLKELNLGQHKYEFSSLAVSLSLEGKASHRELTSRLLSDLSGKMLSQSEMGRAFDKMLKELPDLILDTPDAPQMLGQFIARAIADHVLPMSFLDCYKGKVDCEHARVALDRAAVLLSMKREMVRLDNVWGVGGGLRPVKHLIKEMNLLLKEYLISGDVSEAEHCLRDLEVPHFHHELVYEAVVMVLESKGDTATSMMMKLLQSFWKTGLITVDQMNRGFQRVYDELPEISLDVPHAHSIMETFVDLCYQESVITKQLRDACPSRGRKRFVSEGDGGMIKT from the exons ATGGCGACCGACATGGACACCGCTCCTCAGGCCGACG GGAGGTTTGCTCCTGGTGGCACCGTGGCGGAGGCTAACCATCCGTACAGCGACGACGACGACTCGCTAAATGAGGCCGAGGTGAACGGCAACTGGACGCCCCAGGAAAAGGCGCTCCACGAGGCTCGTCTGAAAGCTAAAGCCAAGCGTCGCCTGCGCAAATCCTCGTCTCGCAACTCCACCAGCGAGTCTTTCTCGGAGTCGGGAGAAGTGGCGGGTGGTGACCCGCACAGCCCGAAAGGCAAAGTCAACACCAATGACCGGAAATCCAGGACGGGCAAAGGCAGAGGCCTGCCAAAAAAAG GTGGGGCAGGTGGTAAAGGAGTTTGGGGAGCTGCTGGGATGGTTTACGAAGATGAGGAGCCCGACATACACGACCCCAACTATGATGAATCTTATCAG GGGGACACGGTCTACGAGACGGTCGTGCCCGAGATAGACGAGAAGGAACTTGAGAAAATGGTGAACCCGATTGTACAGGAGTACTTTGAGCACGGGGACACAAAAGAGGTTCAG ATGCTGTTGAAGGAGCTCAATTTGGGCCAGCACAAGTACGAGTTCTCCTCTCTGGCTGTGTCCCTGTCCCTCGAAGGCAAGGCGAGCCACAGAGAACTGACCTCCCGCCTGCTGTCTGATCTGTCGGGGAAGATGCTGTCGCAAAGTGAGATGGGGCGAGCTTTCGACAAGATGCTTAAAGAGCTCCCGGACCTCATCCTGGACACACCGGATGCCCCGCAG ATGTTAGGCCAGTTTATAGCCAGAGCCATCGCAGACCACGTCCTCCCCATGTCATTCCTGGACTGCTACAAGGGCAAAGTGGACTGTGAGCATGCCAG AGTGGCTTTAGACcgcgctgctgtgctgctgtCCATGAAGAGGGAGATGGTTCGCCTGGACAACGTGTGGGGTGTCGGTGGAGGTCTGAGACCTGTCAAACATCTCATCAAAGAG atgAATCTTCTGCTCAAAGAGTATCTGATATCAGGAGACGTGTCGGAGGCGGAGCACTGTCTCCGGGACCTGGAAGTGCCTCATTTCCACCATGAGCTGGTCTACGAG GCTGTAGTGATGGTGCTGGAGTCTAAAGGTGACACTGCCACTAGTATGATGATGAAGCTCCTGCAGTCCTTCTGGAAAACGGGCCTCATCACTGTTGATCAGATGAACAGG gGTTTCCAGCGCGTCTATGATGAGCTGCCTGAAATCAGCCTAGATGTGCCACATGCCCACTCTATCATGGAGACTTTTGTGGACCTGTGCTATCAGGAGTCTGTCATCACCAAACAGCTGAGGGATGCCTGTCCCTCCAG
- the pdcd4a gene encoding programmed cell death protein 4a isoform X2 encodes MSSENAGRFAPGGTVAEANHPYSDDDDSLNEAEVNGNWTPQEKALHEARLKAKAKRRLRKSSSRNSTSESFSESGEVAGGDPHSPKGKVNTNDRKSRTGKGRGLPKKGGAGGKGVWGAAGMVYEDEEPDIHDPNYDESYQGDTVYETVVPEIDEKELEKMVNPIVQEYFEHGDTKEVQMLLKELNLGQHKYEFSSLAVSLSLEGKASHRELTSRLLSDLSGKMLSQSEMGRAFDKMLKELPDLILDTPDAPQMLGQFIARAIADHVLPMSFLDCYKGKVDCEHARVALDRAAVLLSMKREMVRLDNVWGVGGGLRPVKHLIKEMNLLLKEYLISGDVSEAEHCLRDLEVPHFHHELVYEAVVMVLESKGDTATSMMMKLLQSFWKTGLITVDQMNRGFQRVYDELPEISLDVPHAHSIMETFVDLCYQESVITKQLRDACPSRGRKRFVSEGDGGMIKT; translated from the exons ATGTCTTCTGAAAATGCTG GGAGGTTTGCTCCTGGTGGCACCGTGGCGGAGGCTAACCATCCGTACAGCGACGACGACGACTCGCTAAATGAGGCCGAGGTGAACGGCAACTGGACGCCCCAGGAAAAGGCGCTCCACGAGGCTCGTCTGAAAGCTAAAGCCAAGCGTCGCCTGCGCAAATCCTCGTCTCGCAACTCCACCAGCGAGTCTTTCTCGGAGTCGGGAGAAGTGGCGGGTGGTGACCCGCACAGCCCGAAAGGCAAAGTCAACACCAATGACCGGAAATCCAGGACGGGCAAAGGCAGAGGCCTGCCAAAAAAAG GTGGGGCAGGTGGTAAAGGAGTTTGGGGAGCTGCTGGGATGGTTTACGAAGATGAGGAGCCCGACATACACGACCCCAACTATGATGAATCTTATCAG GGGGACACGGTCTACGAGACGGTCGTGCCCGAGATAGACGAGAAGGAACTTGAGAAAATGGTGAACCCGATTGTACAGGAGTACTTTGAGCACGGGGACACAAAAGAGGTTCAG ATGCTGTTGAAGGAGCTCAATTTGGGCCAGCACAAGTACGAGTTCTCCTCTCTGGCTGTGTCCCTGTCCCTCGAAGGCAAGGCGAGCCACAGAGAACTGACCTCCCGCCTGCTGTCTGATCTGTCGGGGAAGATGCTGTCGCAAAGTGAGATGGGGCGAGCTTTCGACAAGATGCTTAAAGAGCTCCCGGACCTCATCCTGGACACACCGGATGCCCCGCAG ATGTTAGGCCAGTTTATAGCCAGAGCCATCGCAGACCACGTCCTCCCCATGTCATTCCTGGACTGCTACAAGGGCAAAGTGGACTGTGAGCATGCCAG AGTGGCTTTAGACcgcgctgctgtgctgctgtCCATGAAGAGGGAGATGGTTCGCCTGGACAACGTGTGGGGTGTCGGTGGAGGTCTGAGACCTGTCAAACATCTCATCAAAGAG atgAATCTTCTGCTCAAAGAGTATCTGATATCAGGAGACGTGTCGGAGGCGGAGCACTGTCTCCGGGACCTGGAAGTGCCTCATTTCCACCATGAGCTGGTCTACGAG GCTGTAGTGATGGTGCTGGAGTCTAAAGGTGACACTGCCACTAGTATGATGATGAAGCTCCTGCAGTCCTTCTGGAAAACGGGCCTCATCACTGTTGATCAGATGAACAGG gGTTTCCAGCGCGTCTATGATGAGCTGCCTGAAATCAGCCTAGATGTGCCACATGCCCACTCTATCATGGAGACTTTTGTGGACCTGTGCTATCAGGAGTCTGTCATCACCAAACAGCTGAGGGATGCCTGTCCCTCCAG